The DNA region AAATCTTTGTTTTCTTAAACACACTAACGACTTTATTTTGCTTCCAGAAATTTGATGGCGAAACAAGACCTATCAGAGCTTGGTTTCCAcaatgctacaacagatttatcCGAGAGTAATAGTAACAATCAATCTGGCAGTTCACCTGGAAAGAGCACTTCCACTTCTTAAAGCTGTGATCTTAGACAAATGgatttttttattcttaatttGAGTAAGGATGCTTTTTCCAAAATAATAAAGATGGCTAAATTCTTAGTCTTGTAACAATCACCATTATCAGATTATGTCACTCACATTCCTTTAATGATAGCTCCGGAAGAAGCTGGCTTCATGTTCCTGGATCAATCTGCGTAGAAAATTTCTGGTCATCCTTTGTAGCTTTGCAAAAtcatgttttcttaaaaattgacACATGATTGTCATATAGGACTCGACACACTTTTTCTTTCACCAGTTGAACACTGTTACTCATCAGTCTTTCTCGTTGACAATAAAACTGCAGTTTGTTGCTCTCTTTTGTCAAATGCAAGGGCAATGCTTGATGTGTTTAGGGTTGCCCCTTCACATGGTCTGGAATCAGCTTGTCGATGATCTCCAGCGATGCACCAGCCAGCTGTAGAAATTGCAGCCAAGATTAATCCTTGTGCATCAAAAAGTTTTCAAGCTTCCATGCCATTCAAAGAATGCAAATGCTTATATTCTCATTCGAAGAGGAAATAAACTAATCAAGGAACCTAAAAGTGATGGACAGATTTTGGAGGTTATTCTGCTTACTTCTTGCTTGAAGTTGAAAAGAGAAGGCAGTGGACGACCATTTGGCAACCTTGTATTTGCATCTCGGAGCTCATCAAAGAAGGGATGAGCACATGCTTCCAAATGAATATAGAATTCAACTACATTTTACAAAGCCTAGACAATTCAACTACATTTTACAAAGCCTAGACAATTCAACTACATCTTACAACTTTCTATTCTACCAAAGCACTCTCAATCAACTTCTTTTGAGATGGAGCAAAACTTACAGCACTGCACCGAAAGCTTGGAGAATATTGGAGAAGGCGTGAAGTAAGGTCTATCGCTTCTGGAGGCATTCTTTTATGGAATATCTGGAATATCACAGCTTAAATATAAGACATCTTATTTTTCATATGAACAAACTGTGGATATGCTGATAATAACTCCTAGACACTCAATCCTAATTACATATTGGATCAATGGAGAGCAGGTGTAATTATATCCTCTTACAAGCATTTTGCTCTAAGTGCTTACTCACACCTCTTATGGTCTTGACAGATATTGAAACATAAGTGATTCTTGCAGTAGGTTCTCCGGATTTGGCATCAAGGATGTTAAACTCGAAAGCAGAAACAATTGACATGGAGCAAAATATGAACCATGAAGTTATTAACAGCAAGATACACATGGAAGGAAAACATGAACAGCGAATCAGATTTGTAGATGGTGAATGCTAATACTCTCTCTCCAAAATGTATCTTTTGCATAACCTCAACTAGTCACTTAAGTTGCATAACAAGACTTGATGAAAATCATGGCTGAGGTAGGTACTTTAGCTTTTACTTTCAAGAAACATTTTTGGCAGCAACATAatgaaaagagaaaataaaataaaaacagatTAAACAAAACATAGTCAACAAGAATAAATTCATTGGACAAACCTTGTGCCATGGATGGGCTTTAATCTGTGGAAACTTGAACTCTGTATAGTTAGGATTCATGCACCGAATCTCCTCACGAGTCGGAGTACCGAGGACTTAAAGGGAAACAGGAGAGAGTATTACTTTCCAACATCCTTTTATTACTATAATATGAacaattggatacaaaagaaagcATACTTTTATTATCTCAACAAGCTAGACCAacaagaaggggagccttggcgcaacgataaaattgttactttgtgaccaaaaggtcacgagttcgaattttggaaatagcctcttgtaaaaagcagggtaaggctgtgtACAATGAATCTTTCTCCGAGACCCCGTATAGCGAGATAAATGATAACGAAGAAACAAAATTCTTTCTCCAATGTGCTTCTAGAATAATTAACCTTGCATTTATATATTTTCATTTCCTCAAAATGGCAAACATTTCATGATGCCAAAGTACTAATTCCTTTGTAGcatgacattttttttttgttatatgcaCACAAATACACAAACAATAGAAGCATACCAATACTTTTGCGCTTCCAAAATCACATAGCTTGACTTGGTGAGTGAGAGGATCTACCTGAAAAGAGAGTGGTTCATCGTAAAGAATAGATTAGAGCTAGACAATATACAGTTACTGCATCCAGAAAACTTACCAAAACATTTTGTGGCTTAACATCTCTATGGCAAACACCAGGAACTGTATGAATATAAGCTAGTCCCCTGAATAGCTGAAGAAAATCCAAGTAAACTCTCATGTTACCTGGCTACAAATATACCTACAGAAGAGAGAATATAACCTTACCTGATAGGTATAAAGCTTCACATAGATCAGTGGCATCCGCTGATTCACACTTCTGTAATGCCTTAGAACACCATATAGAGTTTCTGGCACATACTCCATAACCAGGTTAAGAAAAAGCTCATCTCTCCTAGTGGTGGAGTAAAAAAAATGCCTCAGGGAGATCACATTTGGATGATCCATCGAGCGCATCAGCTGTAGCTCACGGTTTTTGTACTTCCGATCCTGCAAAACCTTCTTTATGGCAACAGTCTCCCCTGCTTCCAAACATTTTGCCTGCCAGAAAAGGATTGCCTATGAAACCAAAATACTATATGAAAAGATGACTTAAGAGAAGTTCCATAATGAAAGCTTCTAGTTAACCTGGAATACAATTCCaaatgaaccagttccaacaaCACGCTCAGCCACGTAGCTTATGGTCGTCTACAAAACAAGTCAATGAAGCAGTTTGCAACACAAGT from Zingiber officinale cultivar Zhangliang chromosome 4B, Zo_v1.1, whole genome shotgun sequence includes:
- the LOC121975648 gene encoding shaggy-related protein kinase GSK2-like isoform X1, giving the protein MQGSSSSTDFLVRPPFHCQFHLVHYRKKRNFQDASFMEESDPVNGHIISTTIGGKNGEPKQTTISYVAERVVGTGSFGIVFQAKCLEAGETVAIKKVLQDRKYKNRELQLMRSMDHPNVISLRHFFYSTTRRDELFLNLVMEYVPETLYGVLRHYRSVNQRMPLIYVKLYTYQLFRGLAYIHTVPGVCHRDVKPQNVLVDPLTHQVKLCDFGSAKVLVCFYCLCICVHITKKKCHATKELVLWHHEMFAILRK
- the LOC121975648 gene encoding shaggy-related protein kinase iota-like isoform X2, with product MNKQLSRQDNGASVSFVAQMQASFMEESDPVNGHIISTTIGGKNGEPKQTTISYVAERVVGTGSFGIVFQAKCLEAGETVAIKKVLQDRKYKNRELQLMRSMDHPNVISLRHFFYSTTRRDELFLNLVMEYVPETLYGVLRHYRSVNQRMPLIYVKLYTYQLFRGLAYIHTVPGVCHRDVKPQNVLVDPLTHQVKLCDFGSAKVLVCFYCLCICVHITKKKCHATKELVLWHHEMFAILRK
- the LOC121975648 gene encoding shaggy-related protein kinase GSK2-like isoform X3, yielding MQGSSSSTDFLVRPPFHCQFHLVHYRKKRNFQDASFMEESDPVNGHIISTTIGGKNGEPKQTTISYVAERVVGTGSFGIVFQAKCLEAGETVAIKKVLQDRKYKNRELQLMRSMDHPNVISLRHFFYSTTRRDELFLNLVMEYVPETLYGVLRHYRSVNQRMPLIYVKLYTYQLFRGLAYIHTVPGVCHRDVKPQNVLVDPLTHQVKLCDFGSAKVLSSVLRLVRRFGA